One region of Cottoperca gobio chromosome 19, fCotGob3.1, whole genome shotgun sequence genomic DNA includes:
- the LOC115024745 gene encoding G-protein coupled receptor 26-like, protein MDTAEVILSMLVVVIIIVSLLSNVLVLICFLYNPEIRKQVPGLFNLNLTFCNLLLTVSNMPLTLVGLVSKAQPGGDGFCQIVGFLETFLSTNSMLSMAALSIDRWIAVVFPLRYHSKMRHKDAAFVLGYTWTHSMSFSTVATCLSWVGYHRLYASCTLSNPRASSRTQFVIFTVFFHSFSFLLSFIVLCVTYLKVLKVARFHCKRIDVITMQTLVLLVDIHPSVRQRCLEEQKRRRQRATKKISTFIGTFMICFAPYVITRIVELFPAVPINPHWGIVSKCLVYSKAACDPFVYSLLRHQYKKTCTDIINRLLKRSSLNASGRGHENQVNSIPTAE, encoded by the exons atggacaCTGCGGAGGTGATTCTCTCTATGTTGGTGGTAGTCATTATCATAGTGTCGTTGCTGTCCAACGTCCTGGTGCTGATCTGCTTTCTGTACAACCCGGAGATCCGCAAGCAGGTCCCCGGTCTGTTCAACCTGAACCTCACCTTCTGCAACTTGTTGCTGACCGTGTCCAATATGCCACTCACTTTGGTGGGACTTGTCAGTAAGGCTCAGCCGGGAGGAGACGGCTTCTGCCAGATCGTGGGCTTCCTGGAGACATTCCTGTCCACCAACTCGATGCTGAGCATGGCAGCTTTGAGCATCGACAGGTGGATCGCGGTGGTGTTCCCCCTGAGGTACCACTCCAAAATGCGCCACAAAGACGCGGCTTTTGTGCTCGGGTACACGTGGACGCACTCCATGTCCTTCTCCACGGTGGCCACCTGCCTCTCCTGGGTGGGATATCACCGGCTCTACGCGTCCTGCACGCTATCCAACCCGAGGGCGAGCAGTCGGACCCAGTTTGTTATCTTCACCGTCTTTTTccactccttctccttcctcctgtcTTTTATAGTGCTGTGTGTCACATACCTCAAAGTGCTTAAAGTGGCAAGGTTTCACTGTAAGAGGATCGACGTTATTACAATGCAAACTTTGGTGCTGCTGGTGGATATACACCCCAG TGTTCGCCAGCGTTGCCTGGAGGAGCAGAAAAGGAGACGACAGAGAGCGACAAAGAAGATCAGCACCTTCATTGGCACCTTCATGATCTGCTTCGCTCCCTATGTGATCACAAG GATTGTGGAGTTATTTCCAGCGGTGCCTATCAACCCCCACTGGGGAATTGTCTCCAAGTGCTTAGTTTACAGCAAGGCAGCCTGCGACCCCTTCGTGTACTCCCTGCTCCGACACCAGTACAAGAAGACGTGCACTGACATCATCAACAGGCTGCTGAAGCGTAGCTCCTTGAACGCATCCGGGCGCGGGCACGAGAACCAAGTCAACAGCATACCGACTGCAGAGTGA